The Clostridia bacterium genome window below encodes:
- a CDS encoding ROK family protein, whose amino-acid sequence MKRIGIDLGGTYIKAGITDENNDIIFRGEAPTGLPCPAETVADNVAALVKNLTADAGLTLDDIESIGMGSPGTVDCDHGIVEYANNLGFRDVHFSDMLRERIGKPLYMGNDANVAAYGEYVKCGEKYTSFVFITLGTGVGGGIIIDGKIYTGFNFAGAELGHIVIQKDGYPCTCGRKGCWESYSSTNALIRMCREEMAKDKNSALWRLCGGDEGKVSGRTVFAAVAEGDAAAKAALKVFIDYLACGIASVINIFQPEVLCIGGGISAQEEYLIKPLKKAVESETYGMGGGKRTEIRAARLLNDAGIIGAAALGDIYK is encoded by the coding sequence ATGAAAAGAATAGGCATAGACCTCGGCGGCACTTACATAAAAGCCGGTATAACCGACGAAAACAACGACATAATCTTCAGAGGGGAAGCGCCCACCGGTCTGCCTTGTCCGGCGGAGACCGTCGCGGATAACGTCGCCGCGCTCGTCAAAAATCTCACGGCGGACGCCGGTCTCACGCTCGACGATATAGAGAGCATCGGAATGGGCAGCCCCGGCACAGTCGACTGCGATCACGGCATAGTGGAATACGCCAACAACCTCGGCTTCCGCGACGTGCATTTCTCCGATATGCTCCGCGAACGCATCGGCAAGCCGCTTTATATGGGCAACGACGCGAACGTCGCCGCCTACGGTGAATACGTCAAGTGCGGCGAAAAATACACCTCATTCGTTTTCATCACGCTCGGAACGGGCGTAGGCGGGGGAATAATAATCGACGGCAAGATTTACACCGGCTTCAATTTCGCCGGCGCGGAGCTCGGCCACATAGTTATCCAAAAGGACGGTTATCCCTGCACCTGCGGCAGAAAGGGCTGCTGGGAGAGCTATTCCTCTACCAACGCGCTTATCAGAATGTGCCGCGAGGAGATGGCGAAGGATAAAAACTCCGCGCTCTGGCGCCTCTGCGGAGGCGACGAAGGCAAGGTCAGCGGCAGAACGGTCTTCGCCGCGGTTGCAGAAGGCGACGCAGCGGCAAAAGCCGCGCTGAAGGTCTTTATCGACTACCTCGCCTGCGGTATCGCGAGCGTAATAAACATCTTCCAGCCGGAGGTGCTCTGCATAGGCGGCGGCATCTCTGCGCAGGAGGAATACCTAATCAAGCCGCTGAAAAAGGCGGTGGAGTCCGAAACCTACGGTATGGGCGGCGGCAAGCGCACCGAGATACGCGCCGCCAGGCTGCTCAACGACGCAGGGATCATCGGAGCCGCCGCGCTCGGCGATATCTATAAATAG
- the murB gene encoding UDP-N-acetylmuramate dehydrogenase, with translation MSRHTTFRTGGPADLMLLPSSVAELCEALAILREEGVTPFVLGNGSNLLVSDKGIRGVVIKIGAGMDGVIADGSRVICGAGALLTRFCTFAAENSLSGAEALYGIPGSVGGAVYMNAGAYGSEIKDILVSADYIEPDGKTGTLHGVEGYGYRRSPFTDGDRIITSAVFALKTGKRSEIEAKMAEIKTRRTEKQPLNYPSAGSVFKRPEGYFAAALIDQAGLKGTTVGGACVSEKHAGFIVNKGGATTDDILRLIDIVKEKVLTDSGVALEMEVRFVGEE, from the coding sequence ATGAGCCGGCACACGACCTTCCGCACGGGCGGTCCGGCAGATCTTATGCTGCTTCCTTCTTCCGTCGCGGAGCTTTGCGAAGCGCTCGCGATCCTTCGCGAAGAAGGAGTGACACCGTTCGTTCTCGGCAACGGATCGAATCTTCTCGTTTCAGACAAGGGGATAAGGGGCGTCGTCATCAAGATCGGCGCCGGAATGGACGGGGTGATCGCCGACGGCAGCCGCGTTATCTGCGGCGCGGGCGCGCTTTTGACGCGTTTCTGCACTTTCGCGGCGGAAAACTCGCTTTCGGGCGCGGAAGCGCTTTACGGTATCCCGGGATCAGTCGGCGGCGCGGTTTATATGAACGCCGGAGCGTACGGCTCGGAGATAAAAGATATCCTCGTCAGCGCCGACTATATTGAACCGGACGGCAAGACCGGAACGCTTCACGGCGTCGAGGGATACGGCTACAGGCGCAGTCCTTTCACAGACGGCGATAGGATAATAACGTCCGCCGTTTTCGCGTTGAAGACCGGAAAACGTTCGGAAATCGAAGCGAAAATGGCGGAGATCAAGACGCGCCGGACCGAAAAACAGCCGCTGAATTACCCGAGCGCAGGCAGCGTCTTCAAACGTCCGGAGGGGTACTTTGCCGCGGCGCTTATCGACCAAGCGGGACTTAAAGGAACGACCGTCGGAGGCGCCTGCGTCAGCGAAAAACACGCAGGTTTTATTGTCAACAAAGGCGGCGCGACGACGGATGACATTCTGCGTCTTATCGACATCGTGAAAGAGAAGGTTCTGACCGATTCCGGCGTCGCGCTGGAAATGGAAGTCAGATTCGTGGGGGAGGAATAG
- the rapZ gene encoding RNase adapter RapZ — protein sequence MGNTVFITGMSGAGKSRAINALEDMEYYCVDNLPASLATTFADLVSQSRDKLSNVAIVIDTRDGENVGVELSAALRELTERGIGYKVLFLEASTPTIVRRYRETRRRHPLAHSTGSDVSNAIERERELLTPLRSMADYIIDTSNSTPAQLRERIVSLFSTEKSSGMAISCVSFGFKFGVPTDADLVFDVRCLPNPFYVDELKHHTGLEEPVKEFIFSHKSSNDFLAKIIDFVDYAIPLYAEEGKSQLVIAIGCTGGRHRSVAFAQAVADHIGAEAIHRDITK from the coding sequence ATGGGCAACACGGTATTTATAACGGGTATGTCGGGCGCCGGGAAATCCCGTGCGATAAACGCGCTCGAGGATATGGAATACTACTGCGTGGATAATCTCCCCGCAAGTCTGGCGACCACATTCGCCGACCTTGTTTCGCAGTCGCGGGACAAGCTCTCAAACGTCGCTATCGTTATCGACACCCGCGACGGAGAAAACGTCGGCGTCGAGCTTTCGGCCGCGCTTCGCGAACTGACCGAAAGGGGCATCGGATACAAGGTGCTTTTCCTCGAAGCGTCAACTCCCACTATCGTGCGCCGCTACCGCGAAACGCGCCGCAGGCACCCGCTGGCGCACTCCACCGGAAGCGACGTATCCAACGCGATAGAACGCGAGCGCGAATTGCTTACACCGCTGCGTTCCATGGCTGATTACATCATAGACACGAGCAATTCCACTCCCGCGCAGCTCCGCGAACGCATAGTTTCGCTTTTCTCGACTGAAAAGAGTTCGGGCATGGCGATCTCCTGCGTATCGTTCGGATTCAAGTTCGGCGTTCCCACCGACGCGGATCTCGTTTTCGACGTCCGCTGTCTGCCGAATCCGTTTTACGTTGACGAGCTGAAGCATCATACCGGTCTCGAAGAACCCGTAAAAGAGTTCATTTTTTCTCATAAGTCGTCCAACGATTTTCTTGCCAAGATAATCGATTTCGTCGATTACGCCATACCGCTTTACGCGGAGGAGGGCAAGAGCCAACTCGTTATCGCCATCGGCTGCACCGGCGGCAGACACCGTTCCGTCGCGTTCGCGCAGGCGGTCGCGGATCATATAGGCGCCGAGGCCATACACAGAGATATCACGAAATAG
- the whiA gene encoding DNA-binding protein WhiA: protein MSFSSETKTELCEQSLGETCCVTAECYGMLLFCREFGERRIRIVTESEAVVKRFRELCRSLFSISPKSLQSRASGKNEVVISGDDAERIFSFFGHDEMQVSTRVNRDIVFPQCCRRSFLRGAYLTGGSVTDPNSAYHLEIATPLFNLSNDIAEIMASLGLSPKRVKRGGKNVVYFKSSEEIEDFLNNIGAGSSAFRLMEVKVMKDVRNRANRLSNCDSFNISRSINAGVEQAEKIRKTLETKGKAYFPQELRELAQIRVDNPEASLRELGEMLEKPLSKSGVSHKLRRIMEYTE from the coding sequence ATGTCTTTTTCATCTGAAACCAAAACCGAATTATGTGAACAGTCGCTTGGCGAAACCTGTTGCGTAACGGCTGAATGCTACGGTATGCTGCTTTTTTGCAGAGAATTCGGCGAACGCCGCATCCGTATCGTGACCGAGAGCGAAGCGGTCGTAAAGCGATTTCGGGAGCTTTGCAGGTCGCTCTTTTCTATTTCGCCGAAGAGCTTGCAGAGTCGGGCATCCGGAAAGAATGAAGTCGTAATCTCCGGCGACGACGCCGAACGCATATTCAGCTTTTTCGGCCATGACGAAATGCAGGTATCAACCCGTGTGAACCGCGATATAGTCTTCCCTCAATGCTGCCGCAGGTCGTTCCTGCGGGGAGCGTACCTTACCGGCGGAAGCGTTACCGATCCTAACAGCGCGTATCATCTCGAAATAGCGACGCCGTTGTTCAACCTTTCAAACGACATAGCCGAAATAATGGCGAGCCTCGGCCTTTCGCCGAAGCGCGTAAAGCGCGGAGGCAAAAACGTCGTCTATTTCAAATCCAGTGAAGAGATAGAGGATTTTCTCAACAATATCGGCGCAGGTTCGAGCGCGTTTCGTCTGATGGAAGTCAAGGTCATGAAGGACGTCAGAAACCGCGCCAACCGCCTGAGCAACTGCGACAGCTTCAATATTTCACGCAGCATCAACGCCGGCGTCGAGCAGGCGGAAAAAATACGCAAGACGCTTGAAACAAAGGGTAAAGCGTATTTTCCGCAGGAGCTCCGCGAGCTCGCGCAGATACGCGTCGATAATCCGGAAGCGTCGCTCCGCGAACTCGGCGAAATGCTCGAAAAACCGCTTTCGAAATCCGGCGTCAGCCACAAGCTCAGAAGGATAATGGAGTATACCGAATGA
- a CDS encoding DNA polymerase III subunit alpha: MTDFVHLHVHSEYSLLDGACRIKELVSRAKEMGQTAVAITDHGVMYGAVDFYKECRAQGIKPIIGCEVYVAPRTRFDKEHAYDSNYNHLILLCENDEGYHNLMKLVSVGFTEGFYVKPRVDEETLRKYSRGLICLSGCIAGEVPQKLLFGDYDGAKRAALKHLEIFGEGNYFLEVQDHDMDEERRVLPQLKQLSEETGIPMAATNDAHYITKDDALLQRVLMCVQMNRTLDDPEKYGFPTEEFYLKSGDEMAERFGGFDGAIENTVKIAERCNVEIEFGVTKLPYFVPENDETPYDCLCRLCFEGMKKRYGDNPSKEITDRLDYEIKTISKMGYVEYYLIVHDFIHYAKTHDIPVGPGRGSGAGSLVAYCIGITGIDPIKYGLIFERFLNPERISMPDFDVDFCVEKRGQVINYISEKYGESHVAQIITFGTMAARAAIRDVGRVLGIPYSDVDRISKMIPFMTDLTTALARNRELREKYDEGGQIKKLIDLALRAEGMPRHASTHAAGVVITRGEVTEYVPLMKNSDSIVTQYPMGTLEQLGLLKIDCLGLRNLTVIDNAVKAIRRKRPDFDINEISHEEKRVYDMLSKGHTEGVFQLESAGMRNLLSSLKPEHLEDIIAAISLYRPGPMDSIPKYLEYRAHPERIKYDHPLLENILKVTSGCVIYQEQVMQIVRDLAGYSLGRADLVRRAMSKKKADVMKKERHNFIYGKSEDEDGPAIDGCIKRGVDEKTANRIFDDMMSFASYAFNKSHAAAYAIVAYQTAYLKALYPKEYMAALLTSVMGSAEKIAEYINECRRINIKILPPSINESFESFVAGDDGIRVGLLTIKGVGLKYLNDCVREREANGKFKSVFDFIKRTSKYESNKRAVESLIKCGAFDGLGATRKQMLMSYEGYMSQVSASKNRNLEGQTSLFGYIERSDDLSEPRLENVGEYPIADLLRMEKETLGLYVSGHPMSGYEEAVKRRGCADIARVLAESSEEYGAIRDGDVVSVAGIVAEIKKKATKNGQLMAFVTLEDMSGQIECLLFPNIFEKLASRISAETPLYVRGRVSVHEEEAAKLVANEASLLTDPVAPPRRAAYEEPEREEPPRRNMRSGLYLKVPSKSSREFERAMKLLAVFEGETPVYFYFDDEKSLKCAPRSSFVSFNGVLFDELKKQLGDGSVKLVD, encoded by the coding sequence ATGACCGATTTCGTCCACCTTCACGTTCACAGCGAATACAGTCTCCTTGACGGCGCGTGCCGCATCAAGGAGCTTGTTTCGCGTGCGAAGGAAATGGGGCAGACGGCGGTCGCGATAACCGACCACGGCGTAATGTACGGCGCGGTCGATTTTTATAAAGAATGCAGAGCGCAGGGGATAAAGCCGATCATCGGCTGCGAGGTCTACGTCGCCCCGCGCACGCGCTTCGACAAAGAGCACGCGTACGACTCAAACTACAACCATTTGATTCTGTTGTGTGAAAACGACGAGGGCTATCACAATCTGATGAAGCTCGTTTCCGTCGGATTCACCGAGGGCTTTTACGTCAAGCCGCGAGTGGACGAAGAAACGCTGCGCAAATACAGCCGCGGGCTAATCTGCCTTTCCGGCTGCATCGCCGGCGAGGTGCCGCAGAAGCTTCTTTTCGGCGACTACGACGGAGCTAAACGCGCCGCGCTGAAGCACCTTGAGATATTCGGCGAGGGCAACTACTTCCTCGAGGTCCAGGATCACGATATGGACGAGGAGCGCCGCGTTCTGCCGCAGCTTAAACAGCTTTCCGAAGAAACCGGCATACCGATGGCGGCGACCAACGACGCGCACTATATCACGAAGGACGACGCGCTGCTTCAGCGCGTGCTTATGTGCGTGCAGATGAACCGCACGCTCGACGATCCGGAGAAGTACGGCTTTCCGACAGAAGAGTTCTATCTCAAATCCGGCGACGAAATGGCGGAACGCTTCGGCGGTTTCGACGGCGCAATCGAAAATACCGTGAAGATCGCCGAGCGCTGCAACGTGGAGATCGAATTCGGCGTTACAAAGCTGCCGTATTTCGTGCCGGAAAACGACGAAACCCCTTACGACTGCCTCTGCCGTTTATGCTTTGAGGGCATGAAGAAACGCTACGGCGATAATCCTTCGAAAGAGATCACCGACCGCCTTGATTACGAGATCAAGACCATAAGCAAGATGGGGTACGTCGAGTATTATCTCATCGTCCACGATTTCATACACTATGCCAAAACGCACGATATACCCGTCGGACCCGGCAGGGGGAGCGGCGCCGGAAGTCTTGTCGCGTACTGCATCGGCATAACCGGCATCGACCCGATAAAATACGGGCTGATTTTCGAGCGCTTTCTCAATCCCGAGCGTATTTCGATGCCCGACTTTGACGTTGACTTCTGCGTTGAGAAGCGCGGGCAGGTCATCAACTATATCTCCGAGAAATACGGCGAAAGCCACGTCGCGCAGATAATCACCTTCGGAACGATGGCGGCTCGCGCGGCGATACGCGACGTCGGCAGAGTGCTCGGAATACCATATTCCGACGTCGACCGCATCTCGAAGATGATCCCGTTCATGACCGACCTTACTACCGCGCTCGCACGCAATAGGGAACTGCGCGAAAAATACGACGAGGGCGGGCAGATAAAGAAGCTTATCGACCTTGCGCTCCGCGCCGAGGGGATGCCGCGCCATGCGTCCACCCACGCCGCGGGCGTCGTGATAACGCGAGGCGAGGTCACGGAGTACGTTCCGCTGATGAAAAACTCCGACTCGATCGTCACGCAATACCCGATGGGGACTCTCGAGCAGCTCGGATTGCTGAAGATAGACTGCCTCGGCCTCCGCAACCTTACCGTTATCGACAACGCCGTCAAGGCGATACGCCGCAAACGGCCCGACTTCGATATCAACGAGATATCCCACGAGGAAAAGCGCGTCTACGATATGCTGTCGAAAGGGCATACCGAGGGCGTATTCCAGCTCGAGTCGGCGGGGATGCGCAATCTGCTTTCGTCGCTGAAACCGGAACATCTCGAAGATATCATAGCCGCCATTTCGCTTTACCGGCCCGGCCCTATGGATTCGATACCGAAGTATCTCGAATACCGCGCGCATCCGGAAAGAATAAAATACGACCACCCGCTGCTTGAGAACATCCTCAAGGTGACGAGCGGCTGCGTGATATATCAGGAGCAGGTAATGCAGATCGTCCGCGACCTCGCCGGCTATTCGCTCGGCAGGGCGGACCTCGTCCGCCGTGCTATGAGCAAAAAGAAAGCGGACGTGATGAAAAAGGAACGTCACAACTTCATCTACGGCAAGTCTGAAGACGAAGACGGCCCTGCCATAGACGGCTGCATCAAGCGCGGAGTCGACGAAAAGACGGCGAACCGCATTTTCGACGATATGATGTCCTTCGCGTCGTACGCGTTCAATAAATCCCACGCCGCCGCGTACGCGATCGTCGCTTACCAGACCGCCTATCTGAAGGCGCTTTATCCGAAGGAATACATGGCGGCGCTGCTGACAAGCGTAATGGGCAGCGCTGAAAAAATCGCCGAATACATCAACGAGTGCCGACGCATAAACATCAAGATACTGCCGCCGAGCATAAACGAGAGCTTCGAGAGCTTCGTAGCCGGCGATGACGGGATCCGCGTCGGGCTTCTTACGATAAAAGGCGTCGGTTTGAAGTACCTCAACGACTGCGTCCGGGAGAGGGAAGCGAACGGCAAATTCAAGTCCGTTTTCGACTTCATAAAGCGCACGTCGAAGTATGAATCGAACAAGCGTGCCGTCGAAAGTCTGATAAAGTGCGGCGCATTCGACGGTCTCGGTGCAACCCGCAAGCAGATGCTGATGAGCTACGAGGGTTATATGTCGCAGGTTTCCGCGTCCAAGAACCGCAACCTCGAAGGGCAGACGTCGCTTTTCGGATATATCGAGCGCAGCGACGATCTTTCGGAGCCGCGGCTTGAAAACGTAGGCGAATACCCGATCGCCGATCTGCTCAGAATGGAAAAAGAAACGCTCGGGCTTTACGTTTCGGGCCATCCGATGAGCGGCTACGAGGAAGCGGTCAAGCGCCGCGGCTGCGCCGATATCGCGCGCGTGCTCGCGGAATCCTCCGAGGAATACGGCGCCATAAGAGACGGCGACGTAGTTTCCGTCGCGGGAATCGTTGCGGAGATAAAGAAAAAAGCCACCAAAAACGGTCAGCTTATGGCGTTCGTAACGCTTGAAGATATGAGCGGACAGATCGAGTGTCTGCTTTTCCCGAATATATTTGAAAAGCTGGCGTCCCGTATTTCCGCCGAAACGCCGTTATACGTCCGCGGCAGGGTAAGCGTCCACGAGGAGGAGGCGGCGAAGCTCGTCGCGAACGAGGCGTCGCTGCTGACCGATCCGGTCGCGCCACCGCGCCGCGCCGCGTACGAAGAGCCGGAAAGGGAAGAGCCGCCGCGCAGGAATATGCGCAGCGGACTCTATCTGAAGGTTCCGTCGAAGTCTTCGCGTGAGTTTGAGCGCGCGATGAAGCTTCTCGCCGTATTCGAGGGCGAAACGCCGGTGTACTTCTACTTCGACGATGAGAAATCGCTGAAATGCGCTCCGCGCAGCAGTTTCGTCAGTTTTAACGGCGTGCTGTTCGACGAGCTGAAAAAGCAGCTCGGCGACGGCTCTGTCAAACTGGTCGACTGA
- the sigK gene encoding RNA polymerase sporulation sigma factor SigK: protein MFYGILLLLINAAFFALEVGVAGFFPKPLSQKEEKEALERMKNGDASARDTLIEHNLRLVAHIVKKYHSDAKDQDDLISIGTIGLIKAIGSFKTDKGINLSTYAARCIENEILMFFRGQKKTGAEVYIDDPIDTDKDGNAIRLLDVICSEEDTFENISRMMENEKLRRCVQGLSDRERRIIVMRYGLDNRRPRTQREVAESMKISRSYVSRIEKKALLSLRKTLENDGVSRPV from the coding sequence ATGTTTTACGGCATACTGCTTCTGCTGATAAACGCCGCGTTTTTTGCTCTCGAAGTCGGCGTGGCGGGTTTCTTCCCAAAACCGCTTTCTCAAAAGGAAGAAAAGGAAGCGCTTGAGCGGATGAAAAACGGCGACGCCTCTGCGCGTGATACGCTGATAGAGCATAACCTGCGGCTTGTTGCTCACATCGTTAAGAAGTACCATTCGGACGCCAAAGACCAGGACGACTTGATTTCAATAGGCACGATAGGACTTATAAAAGCAATCGGCTCTTTCAAGACGGACAAAGGGATAAATCTCTCGACCTACGCGGCCAGATGCATCGAAAACGAAATACTCATGTTTTTCCGCGGACAGAAAAAGACCGGCGCAGAGGTTTACATAGACGATCCGATCGACACCGACAAGGATGGAAACGCCATCCGGCTGCTCGACGTTATCTGCAGCGAAGAAGATACGTTCGAGAATATCTCGCGGATGATGGAAAACGAAAAACTCAGGCGGTGCGTTCAAGGACTCAGCGACCGCGAGCGCCGTATCATAGTTATGCGGTACGGCCTCGATAACCGCCGCCCGAGAACGCAGCGCGAGGTCGCGGAATCAATGAAAATCTCGCGCTCATACGTTTCGCGAATAGAAAAAAAGGCGCTGCTTAGTCTTCGCAAAACGCTCGAAAACGACGGAGTCAGTCGACCAGTTTGA
- a CDS encoding transglycosylase domain-containing protein: MKRFLKNVWDKIKAFWRIITKPFSKLRAWWRTFRETKVGKVVKWVGRTVGTLLLVLFFTGVFTALTVLIYITQFINPDIGIDLNNLSLAYTSTIYYTDNVTGEPVVEEKLYLNENCIWVDLENIPDNLVNAFIAIEDQRFWEHGGVDWKRTFGAILNTFTGTDSRYGGSTIDQQLIKNLTGDNEVSIKRKIMEIVRATHLEKKYSKKTILEVYLNRINLGSTYTGVQVAANSYFDKDVSELTLAECASIAGITRAPTKYNPQLNLQNNRDRAVVVLDQMLQQGYITPQQHAEAKAEIAELEVLPRKNIDQPEFIQSYFTDQVIEEVTKDLMEQYGYEKSHAQNIVYTGGLSIYCTMDKDIQDIMEQKYAETEFNNATNKYGEKIESAMVVMDYTGAVRGIIGGREKTGNRVLNRATQSLRPPGSSIKPLSVYGPAFEYSKDIVWNLEIEDSPVDGKWPKNQSGTPSGEMITVQRGLALSLNTIAVRVMKEFVTTSVSYEFLKTKLHITSLVDSQKRDGKTLSDIALAPLALGQLTNGISVLELCAGYTIFGSGGMHADPYFYEKVVDSAGNLILEKRPNVTEAITEQTAFIMNKLLQTVVSSGTGTPAKFKGFEIGGKTGTSNDDCDRWFVGYTPYYVAAAWTGFDSPTTVKGFRTNPSVTIWKKVMEAIHQGLPAKSFPKAPSGVYASGGGWYKKGTKPYEPPAPEPEPEPEPESSASEEAPGGEGSVPEESSGGDVVVESSSPGGGEEPATPSPPGE; this comes from the coding sequence ATGAAGCGATTCCTGAAAAACGTGTGGGATAAGATCAAGGCCTTTTGGAGAATAATCACAAAACCGTTCTCAAAGCTTCGCGCCTGGTGGCGCACCTTCCGCGAAACGAAGGTGGGCAAGGTCGTCAAGTGGGTAGGCAGGACCGTGGGAACGCTTCTTTTGGTACTCTTTTTTACCGGCGTTTTCACCGCGCTTACCGTGCTGATATACATTACGCAGTTTATTAACCCCGATATCGGCATCGATCTCAACAACCTGAGTCTCGCATACACTTCCACGATTTATTACACGGACAACGTCACTGGCGAACCGGTAGTTGAAGAAAAGCTTTATCTCAACGAGAACTGTATATGGGTGGATCTTGAGAACATACCGGATAATCTGGTCAACGCGTTCATCGCTATAGAAGACCAGCGTTTTTGGGAGCACGGCGGCGTCGACTGGAAGCGTACGTTCGGCGCTATCCTGAACACTTTTACCGGAACCGACAGCCGCTACGGCGGTTCCACTATAGACCAGCAGCTGATAAAAAATCTGACGGGCGATAACGAGGTCTCTATAAAACGAAAAATAATGGAGATCGTCAGAGCGACGCACCTCGAGAAGAAGTATTCCAAAAAGACGATCCTCGAGGTCTATCTGAACAGGATAAACCTCGGCAGCACCTACACGGGCGTTCAGGTTGCCGCCAACTCATACTTTGACAAGGATGTTTCGGAGCTTACGCTTGCTGAATGCGCGAGCATCGCGGGCATAACGCGTGCTCCGACGAAGTATAATCCTCAGTTGAATCTTCAGAATAACAGGGACAGAGCCGTCGTCGTCCTCGATCAGATGCTCCAGCAGGGCTACATCACTCCGCAGCAGCACGCGGAAGCAAAGGCTGAGATCGCGGAGCTCGAGGTCCTGCCGAGAAAGAATATAGATCAGCCCGAGTTTATACAGAGCTACTTCACCGATCAGGTAATTGAAGAGGTTACCAAAGATCTGATGGAGCAGTACGGATACGAGAAGAGTCACGCGCAGAACATCGTTTACACCGGCGGATTGAGCATCTACTGCACCATGGATAAGGATATTCAGGATATCATGGAGCAGAAATACGCCGAGACCGAGTTCAACAACGCGACGAACAAATACGGCGAAAAAATCGAATCCGCGATGGTTGTCATGGATTATACCGGCGCGGTTAGGGGCATAATAGGCGGCAGAGAGAAGACGGGCAACCGTGTTCTCAACCGCGCTACGCAGTCGTTGCGTCCGCCGGGCTCGTCAATAAAGCCCCTCAGCGTTTACGGACCCGCGTTCGAGTATTCGAAAGATATCGTGTGGAATCTGGAGATCGAGGATTCACCCGTTGACGGCAAGTGGCCGAAGAATCAGAGCGGCACGCCGTCGGGTGAAATGATAACGGTTCAACGCGGTCTTGCGCTTTCGCTCAACACCATAGCGGTCAGAGTAATGAAAGAGTTTGTGACGACCTCCGTTTCTTATGAGTTCCTTAAGACGAAACTGCATATCACCAGTTTGGTCGACTCGCAGAAGAGGGACGGGAAGACGCTGTCCGACATCGCGCTCGCTCCGCTTGCGCTCGGTCAGCTCACGAACGGCATTTCCGTGCTTGAGTTGTGCGCCGGATATACTATTTTCGGCAGCGGCGGAATGCACGCCGATCCGTACTTCTATGAAAAGGTTGTCGATTCCGCAGGCAATCTTATACTCGAAAAACGTCCGAATGTAACGGAGGCGATCACCGAGCAAACGGCGTTTATTATGAACAAGTTGCTTCAGACGGTCGTTTCGTCCGGTACCGGTACGCCGGCGAAGTTCAAGGGCTTTGAAATCGGCGGCAAGACCGGTACGTCAAACGACGACTGCGACCGCTGGTTCGTTGGATATACTCCGTACTACGTGGCAGCCGCCTGGACCGGATTCGATTCGCCGACTACCGTCAAGGGTTTCCGCACAAATCCGTCGGTAACGATTTGGAAGAAGGTAATGGAAGCCATCCACCAAGGCCTGCCGGCAAAGAGTTTCCCGAAGGCTCCGTCCGGCGTTTACGCCTCGGGCGGCGGCTGGTACAAGAAAGGAACGAAGCCGTACGAACCTCCGGCGCCCGAACCGGAGCCCGAGCCGGAGCCGGAAAGCAGTGCCTCTGAGGAGGCGCCCGGCGGAGAAGGTTCGGTACCCGAGGAGTCGAGCGGGGGAGACGTTGTAGTCGAGAGCAGCTCGCCCGGCGGAGGCGAAGAGCCTGCGACTCCTTCACCTCCGGGAGAGTAG